From Pempheris klunzingeri isolate RE-2024b chromosome 18, fPemKlu1.hap1, whole genome shotgun sequence, a single genomic window includes:
- the eif2b4 gene encoding translation initiation factor eIF2B subunit delta produces MADSGQTDEVVKTEEIQRAKDEGKELTKEDKQRLRKEKKQQKKNKEKKDEKASQESEKEKKPVSSGSQPPTQPTTQKAPSAVPPPVPVPASENPALADKPAKSKAELKAERRARQDAERASKQGKKGEVGQQPATGKPKAPPSELQPVVKRLPEHVQVDNPEVLKKLAKKLERQQIPLRSDYGYKVSLFSHLHQYSRKAPLTQQLGIPSTVIHPAIVRLGLQYSQGIVAGSNARSVALLHAFKQVIRDYTTPPNEELSRDLVNKLKPYISFLNQCRPLSASMGNAIKYIKKEISNIPSQCKEEEAKDKLLSCIECYINEKITLAAKAIAKSSIEKISDGDVILVYGCSSLVNHILCEAFEKGRKFRVIVVDSRPRLEGREALRRLVQRGISCTYVLISAVSYILPEVSKVFLGAHALLANGYVMSRVGTSQIALVAKAFNVPVLVCCETYKFCERVQTDSFVSNELDDPDDLIVTRKGRTQLEHWQKVPSLGLLNLVYDVTPPDFVDLVITDLGMIPCTSVPVVLRVKNVDQ; encoded by the exons ATGGCTGacagtggacagacag ATGAAGTTGTCAAGACCGAGGAAATTCAACGAGCAAAG GATGAAGGCAAAGAGCTGACCAAAGAGGACAAACAGCGGctgaggaaagagaagaaacagcagaagaaaaacaaagagaaaaaagatgagaaGGCTTCTCAGGAAAgcgaaaaagaaaagaagcctGTCAGCTCAGGTTCCCAGCCCCCAACCCAACCCACAACACAGAAAG CTCCTTCAGCAGTGCCTCCTCCGGTTCCTGTGCCTGCCTCAGAAAATCCTGCTCTGGCAGACAAGCCAGCTAAGAGTAAAGCAGAGTTGAAAGCTGAGAGAAGAGCTCGGCAAGATGCCGAGAGGGCCTCCAAACAGGGCAAGAAGGGAGAGGTGGGACAGCAGCCCGCCACGGGCAAACCTAAAGCACCGCCTAGTGAGCTGCAGCCAG TGGTGAAGAGGCTTCCAGAACATGTCCAGGTGGACAACCCAGAGGTTTTAAAGAAACTGGCAAAGAAATTGGAAAGACAACAG atcCCACTGCGGTCAGACTACGGCTACAAAGTCAGCCTGTTTTCTCATCTCCACCAGTACAGTCGCAAAGCCCCTCTAACACAGCAACTTGG CATTCCCTCTACGGTGATCCATCCTGCTATTGTTCGACTGGGTCTCCAGTATTCACAGGGCATTGTGGCAGGTTCCAATGCTCGCTCTGTCGCCCTGCTGCATGCCTTCAAACAG GTAATAAGGGACTATACCACCCCCCCAAACGAGGAGCTTTCTAGAGACTTGGTCAACAAGCTGAAACCTTATATCAG tTTTTTGAATCAATGTCGCCCCCTGTCAGCCAGCATGGGTAATGCAATCAAATACATCAAGAAAGAGATCTCCAATATTCCAAGTCAATGCAAAGAAGAAGAG GCAAAGGACAAACTGCTGAGCTGTATCGAATGCTACATTAATGAGAAGATCACCCTCGCTGCTAAAGCTATTGCCAAGTCCTCCATAGAAAAGATCAGTGATGGAGATGTCATTCTAGTTTATGGATG CTCGTCACTGGTCAACCACATCCTGTGCGAGGCCTTTGAGAAGGGCAGGAAGTTCCGTGTGATCGTGGTGGACAGCAGGCCTCGTCTGGAGGGCCGGGAGGCCCTGCGGCGTCTGGTCCAGAGGGGCATCAGCTGCACCTACGTCCTCATCTCGGCTGTCTCCTACATCCTTCCAGAG GTATCGAAGGTGTTCCTTGGTGCTCACGCTCTGCTGGCCAACGGTTACGTCATGTCTCGCGTGGGGACGTCACAGATAGCTCTGGTGGCCAAAGCCTTTAACGTGCCTGTGCTGGTGTGTTGTGAGACTTACAAGTTTTGTGAGAGGGTGCAGACAGATTCCTTCGTGTCCAATGAACTAG ATGACCCCGATGACCTCATTGTGACTCGTAAAGGAAGGACCCAGCTAGAGCACTGGCAGAAAGTGCCGTCACTCGGGCTGCTGAACCTGGTGTACGACGTGACGCCGCCTGATTTTGTGGATCTAGTCATCACAGACCTGGGGATGATCCCGTGCACCTCGGTCCCTGTGGTGCTGCGAGTCAAGAACGTGGACCAGTGA
- the atraid gene encoding all-trans retinoic acid-induced differentiation factor, translating into MKMKAGCCQRKPVVLIFIFNLCIFGSYQLTELQVCELCSGTVQNGSAVGRFCSSSAGRIDSRCCLRGDNTSDPERIIGLDLSNCSLTQVEDLQGASSALMIDLSLNPIVNISDTAFQGFIDLHYMILPQDIFCPGGNTSWEKVEIKVGNRLCEGQKDMCNQTGQLSINCPENSLCAPYGPGLFECNCADNYHGYKCLREGQFPAVQVFGPLGASTVVISLLLWVTQRRKAKSL; encoded by the exons ATGAAAATGAAAGCTGGGTGCTGCCAGCGAAAACCTGTAGTGcttattttcatctttaatttgTGCATTTTCGGAAGTTATCAACTGACCGAGCTGCAG GTATGTGAGCTCTGCAGCGGTACAGTCCAGAATGGCTCCGCCGTGGGCCGCTTCTGCTCCTCATCCGCGGGTCGGATAGACAGCCGCTGCTGCTTGAGAGGAGACAACACCAGCGACCCTGAACGCATCATCGG GCTGGATCTGTCCAATTGTTCACTGACTCAAGTGGAGGATCTTCAGGGAGCATCATCAGCATTAatgat AGACCTCTCACTCAATCCTATTGTCAACATCAGTGACACGGCATTTCAAGGATTTATTGATTTGCACTACAT GATTTTGCCACAAGACATATTCTGTCCAGGCGGTAACACTTCTTGGGAAAAGGTGGAGATCAAAGTGGGAAACCGTCTTTGTGAAGGCCAGAAAGATATGTGCAACCAGACTGGACAGCTGT CCATTAACTGCCCAGAGAACTCCCTCTGTGCCCCCTATGGCCCCGGCCTCTTTGAGTGCAACTGTGCCGACAATTATCATGGATATAAGTGTCTTCGTGAG GGGCAGTTCCCAGCTGTCCAGGTGTTTGGGCCTCTTGGAGCATCTACAGTTGTGATCTCCCTCCTGCTGTGGGTCACCCAGAGACGTAAGGCCAAGTCACTCTGA